A section of the Flavobacteriales bacterium genome encodes:
- a CDS encoding WYL domain-containing protein yields the protein MPTNKNAVIRYQALDRCFASRGKRYFWEDLLEAVNEAIYEYSGKGKGISRRQLFEDIKYMESDQGWAIPLEHHKEGKRVWYRYSDPDFSINKRPLNDDEASQLKEALLTLNRFKGMPQFQWVDELVARLESGFGLKQGAERIIEFEENPYLKGSEHITTLFQAILGKQVLDVSYQGFKQAKPTVLRFHPYYLKQYNNRWFVFGLNEEFKSLTNMALDRIHAVAPAKGGYIANKDIDFTEYFDDVVGVSVPLDQKPVKVELLVTAELLPYIHTKPIHGSQKVGKGLDGRTAVTLQVIPNYELETVLLAFGEGVEVLAPKALRDRLKARVKATAARYK from the coding sequence ATGCCTACGAACAAGAACGCCGTCATCCGCTACCAGGCACTTGACCGCTGCTTCGCCAGCCGGGGCAAGCGGTACTTCTGGGAGGACCTGTTGGAGGCGGTGAACGAGGCCATCTACGAGTACAGCGGAAAGGGCAAAGGCATCAGCCGGCGCCAGCTCTTCGAGGACATCAAGTACATGGAGAGCGACCAAGGGTGGGCCATCCCCCTTGAACATCACAAGGAGGGCAAGCGGGTATGGTACCGCTACAGCGACCCGGACTTCTCCATCAACAAACGGCCTCTGAACGATGACGAAGCAAGCCAGTTGAAGGAAGCGCTGCTCACCCTTAACCGCTTCAAGGGCATGCCGCAGTTCCAATGGGTGGATGAGCTGGTGGCGCGCTTGGAATCTGGCTTCGGCCTGAAGCAGGGGGCTGAGCGCATCATCGAGTTCGAGGAGAACCCCTACCTGAAGGGCAGCGAGCACATCACCACGCTGTTCCAAGCCATTCTGGGCAAGCAGGTGCTGGACGTGAGCTATCAAGGGTTCAAGCAAGCGAAACCCACGGTACTGCGCTTCCACCCTTACTATCTCAAGCAGTACAATAATCGCTGGTTCGTGTTCGGGCTCAATGAGGAGTTCAAGAGCCTTACCAACATGGCCTTGGACCGGATCCACGCTGTTGCTCCCGCTAAAGGAGGATACATCGCGAACAAGGACATAGACTTCACCGAGTATTTCGATGACGTGGTGGGTGTAAGTGTCCCTCTCGACCAGAAGCCTGTGAAGGTGGAACTCCTGGTCACCGCCGAATTATTGCCCTACATACACACCAAGCCCATCCATGGTTCCCAAAAGGTGGGAAAGGGTCTGGACGGGAGGACAGCAGTGACGTTGCAGGTGATCCCGAACTACGAATTGGAGACGGTGCTCCTTGCCTTTGGAGAGGGTGTTGAGGTGCTGGCGCCAAAGGCACTTCGAGACCGTCTGAAGGCTCGGGTGAAGGCCACAGCGGCCCGGTACAAGTGA
- a CDS encoding type II toxin-antitoxin system HicA family toxin has translation MDKLPVVSGKDLIRFLMKLGFSVVRINGSHHRLRHPDGRVTTVPVHGSAELPKGLLRKIIREDLKLDLSVFNELFERHR, from the coding sequence ATGGACAAGTTGCCTGTTGTCAGCGGCAAAGACCTGATCAGGTTCCTGATGAAGCTTGGGTTCTCCGTGGTGCGGATCAATGGGTCGCATCACCGGTTGCGGCACCCGGACGGTAGGGTGACCACCGTACCCGTGCACGGGAGCGCTGAGCTGCCCAAAGGCCTTTTACGGAAGATCATTCGCGAAGACCTCAAGCTGGATCTCTCCGTGTTCAACGAGCTCTTCGAACGCCACCGGTGA
- a CDS encoding type II toxin-antitoxin system VapC family toxin, whose amino-acid sequence MRNERIAIDTNILLYILGGDKSLASLLAGKDVVASAMVRMEAMVYHGKDEGHLEHVHAFLRRCEVVEIHRSVQDLAVDLRLRYKLKLPDAIIAATATHLGIPLITADKVFSKLDPEFEVVVYGK is encoded by the coding sequence ATGAGGAATGAGCGCATAGCCATCGATACCAACATCCTGCTGTACATCCTGGGCGGCGACAAGTCGCTCGCGTCGCTGCTAGCTGGAAAAGATGTGGTGGCCAGCGCCATGGTGCGCATGGAGGCCATGGTGTATCATGGAAAGGATGAAGGCCATCTGGAACATGTGCATGCGTTCCTGCGCCGTTGCGAAGTGGTGGAGATCCACCGCTCGGTGCAGGACCTTGCCGTGGACCTCCGATTGCGCTACAAGCTGAAGCTGCCCGATGCGATCATCGCCGCCACGGCGACTCACTTGGGCATTCCCCTCATCACGGCCGACAAGGTCTTTTCCAAGCTGGATCCGGAGTTCGAGGTGGTGGTGTATGGAAAGTGA
- a CDS encoding response regulator transcription factor — protein MSTPSPLRIAVIDDHELARRGLVDALAGWPVAHTVLEACDGVDYEERCRELGHVHLAVVDLRMPRRDGYDTLRWMQRHQPRSKGVAISYDPDPGGVRRALQCGAAAVLPKAVRAAELHRALSTVLSQGFYYNELVARDLRRRVEDEAATRPAEARWAALTPREREVLRLFCRADVPDLAAVARRLGISLGTAETHRHNAYTKLGLHSKEALLRFVLTHQLGEPMEVSG, from the coding sequence ATGAGCACCCCCAGCCCCCTGCGCATTGCGGTGATCGACGACCACGAGCTGGCCCGGCGCGGGCTGGTGGATGCGCTGGCGGGGTGGCCGGTGGCGCACACGGTGCTGGAGGCCTGCGACGGGGTGGACTACGAGGAGCGCTGCCGGGAGCTGGGGCATGTGCACCTGGCGGTGGTGGACCTGCGGATGCCGCGCCGCGACGGCTACGACACGCTGCGGTGGATGCAGCGGCACCAGCCGCGCAGCAAGGGGGTGGCCATCAGCTACGATCCGGACCCGGGCGGGGTGCGGCGCGCGCTGCAGTGCGGGGCGGCGGCGGTGCTGCCCAAGGCGGTGCGGGCGGCCGAGCTGCACCGGGCCCTGAGCACGGTGCTGAGCCAGGGCTTCTACTACAACGAGCTGGTGGCGCGCGACCTGCGGCGGCGGGTGGAGGACGAGGCGGCCACGCGGCCGGCGGAGGCGCGGTGGGCGGCGCTGACGCCGCGCGAGCGCGAGGTGCTGCGGCTGTTCTGCCGCGCCGATGTGCCCGACCTGGCCGCCGTGGCCCGCCGCCTGGGCATCAGCCTGGGCACGGCCGAAACGCACCGCCACAACGCCTACACCAAGTTGGGCCTGCACAGCAAGGAGGCGCTGCTGCGCTTTGTGCTGACGCACCAACTGGGGGAGCCGATGGAAGTGAGTGGTTGA
- a CDS encoding restriction endonuclease subunit S: protein MTDEGIPSVTDLPKTSPEIAANYSRSAVQEGDIVMSIGPSFGKVAMAQAEHTGANLTQGTARIAIAEEHLARYFFWLLRSSDVHQYWTSIATGATFPALNLEPLGSTVVPIPSYKEQQKIAAYLDHTTALIDQLLVKNTALLELLDQQRKAIINEAVTKGLDPKVPMKESGIGWLGKVPKHWSICKLKRLVSMKSGDFISASSIGDDGPYLVYGGNGVRGTAESYTHDGDFVLIGRQGALCGNINYANGKFWATEHAVVVTPVQPMDTQYLGELLRAMNLNQYSESAAQPGLSVTKISNLDVPNVPYDEQVRIGAFLQERTELFERAKAGVVAVMEKLKEYRQSIISEAVTGKVDLREWEPAKQQAIRS from the coding sequence ATGACCGATGAGGGCATTCCTAGCGTTACGGACCTGCCCAAGACCAGCCCTGAGATAGCTGCGAACTATTCGCGCTCAGCTGTACAGGAAGGCGATATTGTAATGAGCATTGGACCCAGCTTCGGAAAGGTGGCGATGGCGCAGGCGGAACATACAGGCGCCAACCTTACGCAGGGCACTGCGAGGATAGCTATAGCGGAAGAGCATCTGGCCAGGTACTTCTTCTGGCTACTGCGTTCGAGTGACGTTCACCAGTATTGGACATCCATCGCCACGGGCGCGACTTTTCCCGCATTGAACCTTGAACCACTTGGTAGCACCGTGGTTCCGATCCCAAGCTACAAGGAGCAACAGAAGATCGCCGCCTACCTGGACCACACCACGGCGCTGATCGACCAGCTGCTCGTGAAGAACACCGCCCTGCTGGAATTGCTGGACCAGCAGCGCAAGGCCATCATCAACGAGGCGGTAACCAAGGGGCTGGACCCGAAGGTGCCGATGAAGGAAAGTGGTATCGGGTGGTTGGGAAAGGTGCCGAAGCATTGGTCCATATGCAAGTTGAAGCGCTTGGTTTCCATGAAGAGTGGAGACTTCATCTCGGCCAGTTCCATTGGCGACGATGGTCCCTATTTGGTCTACGGTGGCAACGGTGTTCGCGGCACGGCAGAATCCTACACCCACGATGGAGATTTTGTGCTGATAGGTCGGCAGGGAGCATTGTGCGGCAACATCAACTACGCCAATGGTAAGTTCTGGGCTACTGAGCATGCCGTGGTTGTCACACCGGTGCAACCTATGGATACCCAATACCTCGGGGAACTGTTGAGGGCAATGAACTTGAATCAATACAGCGAATCAGCAGCGCAGCCTGGGCTGTCCGTTACCAAGATCAGCAACCTGGACGTGCCGAATGTGCCTTACGACGAGCAGGTAAGGATTGGGGCATTTCTACAGGAGCGAACTGAACTATTTGAACGAGCGAAGGCTGGAGTTGTGGCAGTGATGGAGAAGCTGAAGGAGTATCGCCAGTCCATCATCTCTGAAGCGGTCACGGGCAAGGTCGACCTGCGGGAGTGGGAGCCGGCCAAACAACAAGCAATACGGTCATGA
- a CDS encoding AAA family ATPase produces the protein MSRKIGFTNFRRFIDFEPIEYDRVTFLVGRNNSGKSTVVKALMLVVNYLKSGRIDQISFSDKVLESVNIVTYERAKNRLAKENLIRFIHALGPFEVALTVTGEDGKTSGRVQRLSIQDKVRNLLIEVAPEQRTISITAEGAQEQGATRKSSALEELERRIQSLRMDLKGSGLPKTSAGYIKLNQELRTLVKRRPELKKAIKAEMPAGSGYTVSSFYPTGLDLSQALQGFLDEIRRMSLERYKKLAENKAKKKKDLEAGFANYKAAQANRRKLEESVQAFFEEVDRVGLYYLGASSIKQPALYAIRDRNNALAQAIDDYQQLGVLPGEEAHRFILQWLSDDEGFEVGDDFEVVMRSGEAYEVNVFSHGTKIPLSDKGMGSIQAMLLLFRLACIIHKTKVNPAYRPIVIIEEPELNLHPKLQSRLADLFLGVHRKHGVEFIIETHSEYAIRKTQALVKVNEFEVPPNENPFTIVYFDKDGLSTWKMKYRPDGRFENEFGEGFYDISGNLTLDLI, from the coding sequence ATGAGCAGGAAGATCGGCTTCACCAATTTCCGGCGGTTCATCGACTTTGAACCGATCGAGTACGACCGCGTCACCTTTCTGGTAGGGCGCAACAACTCCGGTAAGAGCACCGTGGTAAAGGCCCTGATGCTGGTGGTGAACTACCTGAAGTCAGGCAGGATCGATCAGATTAGCTTCAGCGACAAGGTGCTCGAGAGCGTCAACATTGTCACCTACGAGCGTGCGAAGAACCGCTTGGCGAAGGAGAACCTGATCCGCTTCATACATGCTCTGGGGCCATTCGAAGTCGCCTTGACGGTCACAGGAGAGGATGGCAAAACTTCTGGACGGGTGCAGAGACTCTCTATTCAGGACAAGGTGAGGAACCTTCTGATCGAAGTCGCGCCCGAGCAGCGAACCATTTCAATCACAGCCGAAGGCGCTCAGGAGCAAGGAGCAACACGAAAGTCCAGTGCCCTAGAGGAGCTCGAACGGAGGATCCAGAGCCTCAGAATGGACTTGAAAGGTTCGGGGCTACCGAAAACAAGTGCGGGGTATATCAAGCTGAACCAGGAGCTCAGGACATTGGTGAAGAGGAGGCCCGAGTTGAAAAAGGCGATCAAAGCCGAGATGCCTGCTGGGTCTGGATATACTGTGAGTTCCTTCTATCCTACGGGACTCGACTTGAGCCAAGCCTTGCAGGGCTTTCTTGACGAGATCCGACGAATGAGCTTGGAGCGATACAAGAAATTAGCGGAGAACAAGGCCAAGAAGAAGAAGGACCTGGAAGCTGGCTTTGCGAATTACAAAGCAGCCCAGGCAAACCGACGCAAATTGGAGGAAAGTGTCCAGGCCTTCTTTGAAGAAGTTGATCGGGTTGGCTTGTACTACCTGGGTGCGAGCAGCATCAAGCAACCGGCGCTCTATGCCATCCGGGACCGGAATAATGCCCTGGCACAAGCAATAGACGACTATCAGCAGCTTGGGGTCTTGCCTGGTGAGGAAGCTCATCGGTTCATCCTTCAATGGCTGTCTGACGATGAAGGGTTTGAAGTGGGCGATGACTTCGAAGTTGTGATGCGCTCCGGCGAGGCGTACGAAGTGAACGTGTTCTCTCATGGCACCAAGATCCCTTTGTCGGATAAGGGCATGGGGTCCATCCAAGCCATGCTCCTGCTCTTCCGCTTGGCCTGCATCATCCATAAGACCAAGGTGAATCCAGCTTATCGTCCAATTGTCATCATCGAAGAGCCGGAATTGAACCTACACCCCAAGTTGCAGAGCCGGTTAGCGGACCTCTTCCTGGGCGTCCATCGCAAGCATGGAGTGGAGTTCATCATTGAGACCCACTCGGAGTATGCCATCCGTAAGACTCAAGCCTTGGTGAAGGTGAATGAGTTTGAGGTACCCCCGAACGAGAACCCTTTCACGATAGTCTACTTCGACAAGGATGGCCTCTCCACCTGGAAGATGAAGTACCGGCCCGATGGTCGGTTCGAAAATGAGTTCGGCGAGGGCTTCTATGACATCTCCGGCAACCTCACCTTGGACCTGATCTGA
- a CDS encoding type II toxin-antitoxin system HicB family antitoxin gives METIHLPLMIETDEDGVFIVSCPAFKGCHSYGRTVDEAIANVREVIAMCMEEERPEQLNRFVGFREIEVPVDRLAS, from the coding sequence ATGGAAACCATTCACCTCCCGCTGATGATCGAGACCGATGAGGACGGTGTCTTCATCGTAAGCTGCCCGGCCTTCAAGGGCTGCCACAGCTATGGCCGCACCGTGGATGAGGCGATCGCCAACGTGCGGGAGGTCATTGCCATGTGCATGGAGGAGGAACGGCCCGAGCAGCTCAACCGGTTCGTGGGTTTCCGTGAGATCGAAGTCCCGGTGGACCGGCTGGCCTCCTGA
- a CDS encoding DUF2779 domain-containing protein, translating to MHLLSKSTYMRGRQCSKALWLYKQRRELLPPVDAARQAIYDTGTEVGLLARQLFPGGVDCTPETPTDFAPALAATQRAIADGAPVIYEAAFLHEDVLAALDILVRDAEGWKAYEVKSSTSAKEYQWHDAALQAHVIEGCGIPLADVSIVHLNSQYVRQGPLDVRQLFAITSVKQLVDAERRDVPARIVALKAVVQRPEAPAVDIGPHCTAPFDCDFMHHCWAHVPAVGSVFDLTRARGRDWDLYHRGILLLKDIPDGEPLTAAQQRQVDGAKHGSPTIDRPALRRWLGGLRYPLHHLDFETVMPAVPLFEGTRPFQQLPFQYSLHVQAAPGAAPVHRAFLAEGTGDPREAFVQRLLADIGAEGDILAYNATFEKMILQQLARDRPPLAAAVEGLMGRMKDLHTPFQAGWYGVPAMNGRTSIKVVLPALVPELSYGDLAVQEGDSASRLFLQLVTGRYAGDALQLRRDLLAYCALDTLAMVKVLGVLERGAARA from the coding sequence ATGCACCTCCTCTCCAAATCCACCTACATGCGGGGGCGGCAATGCTCCAAGGCGCTGTGGCTGTACAAGCAGCGCCGCGAGCTGCTGCCGCCGGTGGATGCGGCGCGCCAGGCCATCTACGACACCGGCACGGAGGTGGGGCTGCTGGCCCGGCAGCTCTTTCCCGGCGGGGTGGACTGCACGCCGGAGACGCCCACCGACTTCGCGCCGGCGCTGGCCGCCACGCAGCGCGCCATCGCGGACGGCGCCCCGGTGATCTACGAGGCCGCCTTTCTGCACGAGGACGTGCTGGCGGCGCTGGACATCCTGGTGAGGGACGCCGAGGGCTGGAAGGCCTATGAGGTGAAGAGCAGCACCAGCGCCAAGGAGTATCAGTGGCACGACGCGGCGCTGCAGGCGCATGTGATCGAGGGCTGCGGCATCCCGCTGGCGGACGTGAGCATCGTGCACCTCAACAGCCAGTACGTGCGGCAGGGGCCCCTCGACGTGCGGCAGCTCTTCGCCATCACCAGCGTGAAGCAGCTGGTGGATGCGGAACGCCGGGATGTGCCCGCCCGCATCGTGGCGCTGAAGGCCGTGGTGCAGCGCCCGGAGGCCCCGGCGGTGGACATCGGCCCGCACTGCACGGCGCCGTTCGATTGCGACTTCATGCACCATTGCTGGGCGCATGTGCCGGCGGTGGGCAGCGTGTTCGACCTCACGCGCGCCCGGGGCCGGGACTGGGACCTGTACCACCGGGGCATCCTGCTGCTGAAGGACATTCCGGACGGCGAGCCGCTCACCGCGGCGCAACAGCGGCAGGTGGACGGCGCGAAGCACGGCAGCCCCACGATCGACCGGCCCGCCCTGCGCCGCTGGCTGGGCGGGTTGCGCTACCCGCTGCACCACCTGGACTTCGAGACGGTGATGCCGGCGGTGCCGCTCTTCGAGGGCACCCGGCCCTTTCAGCAGCTGCCCTTCCAGTACAGCCTGCACGTGCAGGCGGCGCCCGGCGCTGCACCCGTACATCGCGCCTTTCTGGCGGAGGGCACGGGCGACCCGCGCGAGGCCTTCGTGCAGCGGCTGCTGGCGGACATCGGTGCGGAGGGCGACATCCTGGCCTACAACGCCACCTTCGAGAAGATGATCCTGCAGCAGCTGGCGCGCGACCGGCCCCCGCTCGCGGCGGCGGTGGAGGGGCTGATGGGCCGGATGAAGGACCTGCACACGCCCTTCCAGGCGGGCTGGTACGGGGTGCCGGCGATGAACGGACGCACCAGCATCAAGGTGGTGCTGCCCGCACTGGTGCCGGAGCTGAGCTACGGGGACCTTGCCGTGCAGGAGGGCGACAGCGCCAGCCGCCTCTTCCTGCAGCTGGTGACCGGCCGGTACGCGGGCGACGCGCTGCAGCTGCGGCGCGACCTGCTGGCCTATTGCGCGCTGGACACCCTGGCGATGGTGAAGGTGCTGGGGGTGCTGGAGCGTGGGGCAGCACGGGCGTGA
- a CDS encoding SAM-dependent DNA methyltransferase, translated as MTDKKADVSFIFEITNKVLWNVFKKNEIGDVLLPFVVLRRLDCILEPVNPKVREAYTKFKDKVNEEKLTPILRKAAGGLQFYNTSKHTLSSLLENPRTVDIDFNNYLNGFNQEVRDIFENFQFSKVVARLLKNKLLYEMIDAICKVDLHVEKIDHHKMGLIFEELIRISNEQSNETAGEHFTPRDVIELMCKVIFSTEKKELCQEGIIRTIYDPTLGTGGMVNLAKNYILDELLEKCKTPPTLRTYGQEINEQSYAIAKSEALITGEDASNIRHGNTLTDDQFPDKHFHYQLANPPYGVTWVRDQDAIVNESTNPAGRFYAGLPRTSDGTLLFIQHMLHKAERENGKIAVVTNGSPLFTGSAGSGESDIRKHIISNDWLDCIIALPKDLFYNTGINTYIWFLTMRKAPNRRGKVQLINANVPEDKANGVTGFCRPEKRSMGNKRNKLYSDQIDELVRIYQAFEPGPYCKIMANDEFGYYRVTVERPLLNAKGKVTLDKSGNPKPDPKRRDTENIPLGENIEAYFEREVIPHAPDAWIDHDKTRIGYDINFTKYFYEYQRSRPPAEIEKDIIRINKEVVGLLEELFTR; from the coding sequence ATGACCGATAAGAAAGCCGACGTCTCCTTCATCTTCGAGATCACCAACAAGGTGCTCTGGAACGTCTTCAAGAAGAACGAGATCGGCGATGTGCTCCTGCCCTTCGTGGTGCTGCGTCGTCTGGACTGCATCCTGGAGCCGGTGAACCCCAAGGTGCGCGAGGCCTACACCAAGTTCAAGGACAAGGTGAACGAGGAGAAGCTCACTCCCATCCTGCGCAAGGCCGCCGGGGGGCTCCAGTTCTACAACACCAGCAAGCACACGCTCAGCAGCTTGCTGGAGAACCCGCGCACCGTTGACATCGACTTCAACAACTACCTCAACGGGTTCAACCAGGAGGTGCGCGACATCTTCGAGAACTTCCAGTTCAGCAAGGTGGTGGCGCGGCTGCTGAAGAACAAGCTGCTGTACGAGATGATCGATGCCATCTGCAAGGTGGACCTGCACGTGGAGAAGATCGATCACCACAAGATGGGGCTCATCTTCGAGGAGCTCATCAGGATCAGCAACGAACAGAGCAACGAGACGGCGGGTGAGCACTTCACGCCGCGCGACGTGATCGAGCTGATGTGCAAGGTGATCTTCAGCACCGAGAAGAAGGAGTTGTGCCAGGAAGGCATCATCCGCACCATCTACGACCCGACCTTGGGCACCGGCGGCATGGTGAACCTGGCCAAGAACTACATCCTGGATGAGCTGCTGGAGAAGTGCAAGACCCCGCCCACGCTCCGCACCTACGGGCAGGAGATCAACGAGCAGTCCTACGCCATCGCCAAATCAGAGGCGCTGATCACCGGGGAGGACGCCAGCAACATCAGGCACGGCAACACGCTCACGGACGACCAGTTCCCCGACAAGCACTTCCACTACCAGCTGGCCAACCCGCCCTACGGCGTTACCTGGGTGCGCGACCAGGACGCCATTGTGAACGAGAGCACCAACCCGGCCGGGCGCTTCTATGCCGGCCTGCCCCGCACCAGCGACGGCACCTTGCTCTTCATCCAGCACATGCTGCACAAGGCCGAGCGTGAGAACGGCAAGATCGCGGTGGTCACCAACGGCTCGCCGCTCTTCACCGGCAGCGCGGGTAGCGGCGAAAGCGACATCCGCAAGCACATCATCAGCAACGATTGGCTGGATTGCATCATCGCCCTGCCCAAGGACCTGTTCTACAACACCGGCATCAACACCTACATCTGGTTCCTCACCATGCGCAAGGCGCCCAACCGCCGGGGCAAGGTGCAGCTGATCAACGCGAACGTGCCGGAGGACAAGGCCAATGGCGTCACCGGCTTCTGCCGACCGGAGAAGCGCAGCATGGGCAACAAGCGCAACAAGCTCTACAGCGACCAGATCGATGAGCTGGTGCGCATCTACCAGGCCTTTGAGCCGGGGCCCTACTGCAAGATCATGGCGAACGACGAGTTCGGCTACTACCGCGTAACGGTGGAACGGCCGCTGCTGAACGCCAAGGGTAAGGTGACGTTGGACAAGAGCGGCAACCCCAAGCCGGACCCCAAGCGACGCGATACCGAGAACATCCCGCTGGGCGAGAACATCGAGGCCTACTTCGAGCGGGAGGTGATCCCCCACGCCCCCGATGCCTGGATCGACCACGACAAGACGCGCATTGGCTACGACATCAACTTCACCAAGTACTTCTATGAGTATCAGCGCTCAAGGCCACCAGCTGAGATCGAGAAGGACATCATCCGCATCAACAAGGAAGTCGTGGGTCTGTTGGAAGAGCTGTTCACACGCTGA